AATAGTcatgtttgggaggtttcaatgaacagatcatgtaatcggtataactgtggacttcttcgcaagaagtcaattataacggtagtccctactcgagggaaatcaataacggtatgctagttctaccttcccaccaGCGAGGGATATAACGGTAATcggtaattacaaggtgcacTAGGTCTAACTAACCTgtcgttagctacgggatccttcaatgTCTACTCCCATTTATATTTGACTCTGTAATCCGTATATACcgtagaaaaatattttaaaataatatagggaatttcggttcttatcaaatcatgtaatttcaTTTCGATAACAGTAAATTCAAGTTACGGTAAAATATATCTAGTGACAACAAGATATTTTAATACAacggtaatcatctcaaataactatttTGATATCATATCGAGTAAAAGGCTTGTCCCACAtccaactcaaaataatcggtaatatattcatattaaaaatcatgtgtaaatcatgcaagttatgaaaacacaaattgcggtaagatGACTACTCACAGTACTCTTGACGAAATACCAAATGCTTAACCTCGAGCAATTCGTACAACTTCctccaatcaatctataattacataatatcgatCTCATGTTATTTTCCTTGTTTAGTCTAATTCATAGCTAATTTAGAATACCCAACCCTCGAGGTTTCATACCTGACTCTTAATTCGCCGAATTATATTTATCCACATATGAGTAATTACTAACCTATCAACTCCAACCTATTCATATAATTTATCAATCCAATTTCATAAAGTTCTATTGATTCTTTAGGAAGAAAATTCTCAATTACGTGAATGAACTAGtgtaatttctattactctgtaTAATCTTTCTATCATGAGAATCGAAATTAAAATTTACCAGAAGAAGAAGCTCAAATATTACCCGTAAGACTCAATTAGTACTTAAGATTCCTCAACAGTTATAGCTATGGTTCCAGCACACTGCAtcaacttcttttctctttttcttctttctttccctGGAGGTTTGTTGTTTTTTCGTTTCTCGTGAAGCTTTTGCTTCGTTCCCCTTCCCCTAACCCTTTTAAACTTTTGGCAGATATGTTTGTAATGGGCTTCCGCCCTTTTGTTTCAATTTGTTATCATTTTTCccttattttgttttgttttgtttatttAGTTAGttctttttttaaaacttaaattaTTTACTAAATATCCCATATATCCTCATTTAAAATATTGGGGTATTACAGTTTCCAACATATTGCTTTCAAGAAGAGTCTTTCCTGCTTCCAATTCATAGACTTAAAAAAGGGGATTTGCCACATCGTTGAGTGATCTTTTAAAAGGAAGTCGGCCTTCACTATCTTCCAATCTTCAAAGGACAGTGGAATTAGGCTTTATCCGATGTAAGAGCTTCTTCTTCTGTCCTCTAGTCTTCTTTTAAAAGAAGGATTGTTCCCACAGTAATATCATAACATAAAATGTTGCACCAAACCGTCAGTTTGCTGCAATTTAATTTGATGTGTTCTTTCATTTTCAGCCACTCGGTGACCTGGGAACACTGGATGTTGATGAGAAAGGGGAGACGTTTTATTCTGGTGCTGAAGAGAAGTTGAGAGTTGCTGACCTGATTGGGCGAGCTATAGCGGTATATGCAACTGAAGATAAATCAAATCCAGGCGTTAAAGCAACAGTGATTGCTAGAACTGCAGGAGTTGGTGAGAACTACAAGAAACTTTGCATTTGTGATGGTACAACCAGCAGCTGGGAAGCAACCAACAGACTTTGAATATACGTATGATCTTTATATACTACATCTGTATCATTTTGTTTACAATACGAACCTTTCAAGTTGAATGGAGCTAGCTACTTAATATATCAAAATAAATGTCAACATTTGCTCACTCAGTTCTGGGTTCCTAATCAATAAGTCGCTCATCTTCATTCAAAATGATTGCCAATGAACTAATTTTACAATTTGACTCATGATTTAGAAGAAATCAGTTTCTTCTCTTGTATTTAGCAATGAGAAAATTAGTTGTTAGAGGAGATAGAAGCTTATACCTGAATAACAATGCCATGTTTTTGTACTTACAACTTCTTGTGGTTCGATATAAAGCGAAATTGTAGATATTACCCATCCATAACAGGAAGACAATAAACAGATAAAAGGACTTCATTTGTTATTGTGCAAGACTTCTCTTAACTTTTAACTGTGCAAGGTACAAAAGATTTCTTAAACAAACTAAAGATGAAACATAAATCATGGACCATGAGCCCTCTCGGGAACTTTCTTAAAAGAGGAACCTCATGTATCTCTTTCCCTTTTTCCTTCATAGATAGAGTTGCGATTTATGCAAAACAGCTTTTCTCTAGGTCTAATGTACAAAAATTCAATACTAAGCAACAACATATGTAGCTGCCACGAGTatttgtatggggtaaaattggttAGCGACAGTTGGACAAATCACGAGATGATACATGAAACTAAAAACATGTTAGATGTGCGTCAGCAAATAGCTGGCACCGGATGTAAGCATATGATCGGTGCTGAGAGAGTCCCCAAGGCATCGAATCCGAGAACAAAGATTATGAAAGTAAAACATTGGTTGGAAAAGACACCATTCAACGAGCAGCAGTTACAAGGAATCTGCATATGTATGATTAATCGTTATGCAACCATCAATGGtgattttattctcattcaagaggagcTTGATGTGAGGATCTTGTCTCCCTAAATAGAGCTATAAATAGGATAATTAGTATCCATTGTAGGGGACGAAACATTACGTACACAAAAGCTAAAATCAGCACTCATTCTATAAAATTGCTCTTTACTTTGTTCTTAATATTGTTCTTGTTTCTGCTACCGGAGAAGCTAAATTCATAGCCAGGCTCGTATTTcctttaattttaatttataatcttatTTATGTCCTTATCTATTTCATATTTTTGGGTCAAATTAGTTGACGTATTTATAAACTATGTTACAAATTCAACTgcaccgttttacgggtaaatagttttgcgcccaccgtggggcatagACAATTGTGTAATTGCTTTGATCCGTTCATCTATTACTAACAAATTTTTATTCCTTTCTTAAGCAAAAGCATCTAATGATGTGAACAATTCCTATGATGTTGCAGCACACAACAAACATGAGGATGTGTTCCAACGTGATGGTTCAACTAGCGAAACCCGCAATGAAGGAGATGAAACATCTCCAGTTCGCGAAGGTCTATATCCTCGACATGTGAGGAGGCCAACTCCTGATGTTGCGGATGACGAACACGTTAGGAAAATGGTCAAAATCTTAAGAGAGCAACATAGGAAAATTATGAATCACCTCTCAAGGCAAGACCAAGTGATGACAGAATCAAAGCAGGCGCTTTCGGTTGCTTCCAGTAATTCTAATGGAGGAGTTAGGATTCCCCCCagttgtgatgacctaaaatgtcattttcaaatttaataattaattatgtgatctaagcactatttaacattactcgacttgcgtgtgcagtccgtaaaaaaatttcgaaaagttttcaagtgaaaaatgaattaaaatgtgaattagatctttaaaactcaactaagttgactttggtcaatattttgagcaaacagactcggatcagtattttgacagttttgataggtctgtatcgtgatttgggactaagacgtatgtccggaatcaaattccgaggtccctagcccgagatatggaatgttgatgaaaaattaaaagattaagtttaaatagtgaccggatatcaaattatgtgcaaacaaccccggaatagaattttgacgattccaacagctccgtatggtgattttggacttaggagcatgatcggaattttatttggaagtccgtagtggaattaggcttgaaatgctgaaagttaaatttttgggaagtttgaccgaggggttgactttttgatatcggggttgaaatttgattctgaaaattttcatagctcagttatgtcatttatgacttgtgtgtaaaatttgaagtcattcctaattgatttgatgtgtttcgacacaagatatagaatttgaaagttcaaagttcattgattttgatttcagatgcgattcatcattttgatgtagtttgatgtagtttgaagcctcgactaagttcgtatgatattttgggacatgttggaataattggttaaggtcccgagattctcgggtggatttcggaaggtaaacagaatggatttcggacaaagagtgctggaaatttctgttgcagaaatatTTGTTGCACACATTTCGTGTGTGGAGTCaactttggaaacttatatctcgcaattcataagaaataagaacattttcaaaacatgaaagttttagtcgtttgattatagtttccagaaagataaaccattcattatttggacatatGTACTGAACGTTATGacagattgaatgaaggctggtagagtagtttcgccagaaatttctgatgcgtggagacgactttggaagcttatatctcgcaattcataaggaatcagaatattttcaaaacatgaaagttgtagtcgttggattatagtttccataaagttaaaccatttatcatttggacatttgtacatgaagttatgatcaattgaagaaaggctggtagagcagtttctggtggacttttagtgacgaaaaatggacttttagtgacggaaaatggacttttagtgacggattggcagaaacttaaggaccaaaaatggtcatttcattcatttcgttttggatttttggagcacggttcttgggcgatatttgagcgattttcacgggaaaacattggggtaagtgttccttatcctatattgattatatttcatgattccatactcatttacatcatgaatccgtgaatttatggaagaaaaatcaagatttttgcaaaatcttccaaaaacaaaaatttaagatttggaggtcgagttgttatcggattttggtaaaattggtatgggtggactcgtaattgaatgggttgtcggattttataagttttgccggatttcgagatgtgttccccacgggcaaattttgagctaatttcggattttaatgaaaatataatattttcttatgaaattgattactataatttttgttgactgtatcggattaattatgactagatacaagtcgatcggagtcgaagaatcgaggaaaaagcataatacttgattaaattggagcaagtcgaggtaagtcacttgtctaaccttgtgtgggggaaatttcccctaggattggtattgatgtgattattaaaatatgttgaaagtcgtgtgcacgaggtgacgagtgtgtacacgggttaaattgcgaaagattatatttttaaattgtgtagatcactgttgcgcatttattaaattattttatcttgttatattcttcatcattgatgtgagatatatacttcaaatttgtttgatcttttcttactaattgttttacctgtttagttgaaacttggtttcttttattctgtgcattatttgaaggttgattttctttaaattaaatattattaatatgaagtatttgacatttttaaacttgatattgaagcaacgtagtaaagattttgaaatattattttcctaaattatttactcctgaatatttttatactcattgtgagggagccgtgagctctttattgtggaagaatattattgttgaattattttgacatgagccgtgagctctttattgtggaaaaatattattgttgaattattttgatatGAGCCGTGAGATCattattgtggaaaattattattgatgaattattttgacatgagccgtgagctctttattgtggcaaactattattgatgatttattttggcataagccgtgagctctttattgtggcaagctattattgatgatttattttggcatgagccgtgagctctttattgtggaaaaatattgttgtggaattattttggcaagttaaattatttgagcacttgaggtgaaaattgtgatatattgtgatattgatacgcatgcggtggtataaggtctgggtattgaaacacatgcggtgagataagggtggcttgatacgcgtggctagtagaggtgactactagaagtcatgcggtgtgataagggtggctaaaatgcgggatgctctTCCGGGaagaaatattttctttaaataaattgtgaaggctcccgcggtgatataaggaaatgagatattgtgaaattatttataacttgggactacgaagcggtacctcggtagtgcccttgttgatattgatttatggccatagttgctttcgattaattgtcatgattttcataaagttgaagaaaattctgttttgattccaagagatattatttgtaattatttggtgtcattaaatgtgacatactatttgattcatttccaatgtcattttattttactacattgataaatattttaccatcccattattatattccaatagggcctcacctgacctcgtcactactctaccgaggttaggcttggcacttactgggtaccgctgtggtatactcatactacgcttctgcacatctttttgtgcagatccacgtacattttaccagcctagacgtcagtgagttacctgcgcacggagtccccttctatcattttatgttgcttccttatattttatttagaccttgacatatagagacattgagaataaattcttagaagcttgtgacttatttctaccggattttgggagttgaaattatttgtaTTGTAgtatatttatttcagatatttattattattccgcattgataggattacctagtcttagagactaggtgccatcacgacatcctacggagggaatttggggtcgtgacaccagcGTCCCTACAAATCAAATAGTTCAAAGAATCGGTAACGACGCTCCAAGGGAGGAGTTCAATTTTAACGAGATAGGAGGTACCGGTAGTGGATCCGGGAATGTCAACAATGCTAACGATCCTTTCGAAACCGAGCTCATGATATTCATGAGGGAGATGAATGAACGAATGGAACAAAATGCTAAAGAATTCCATGCTCATATGGATCATGTACCGGTAGCGTCGTCGGTGCTAAAGGGAATGGATTCCAAAAAGTATACGCAGTTGCCGTTCTAACCAAGTGCAAACCCAGAATTGATTCAGAAAAGGTTTAAGATACCGAATATtcgaagtatgatgggacttcggatccaCAAGAGCATATCACGACCTACACTACGGTTGTGAAAGGAAATGACTTGGCAAAACACGAGATCGAATTTGTCTTGTTGAAGAAATTTAGTGAAACCTTGACGAAGGGTGCTTTAACTTGGTATTATCTTTTGTCGGAGCATTCCATTGATTCTCTTGAAATGCTTATAGATTCTTTTATTAAAGCTCATGCTAGAGCAAGAAAGGTCCGAGCAAGAAAGATGGATATATTCAGAATAGCCCAAGGAGAATCTGAACTATTGCGAGAATTCGTAATCCGTCTCCAGATCGATAACTCATGGCAAGAGGATCTGAGAAGCTGCGGAGGATGACATCACCTTCACATAAGAGGATGTTGATGGACTTAATGGCTAGTAGATTCAATTAAATTGCTGCTAAAAGTCATCTTTAGCAGCAATTATAATGACTACAATATTTCTTATGGAAACATCATAATTTGCCTTTTATCGTCCATTTTTATAATCGGTATATCCTGTTAAATTGGCGCTAAAACTGACAAGCTATAACGGGAATAGTTTAGCCACCATTAATAATAGCTACTACATTCGTTCAAAAaaagttccaaataacaaaacATATTAATATTAATTCATAAAAACATAATGTATCTCATTAAATCTTAACAAACAAAAGGAAGTACTAATCCAAAATATTAATATCACAGTAACTTAAAAAATAAACTTATATTGTTTGAAGTAAATAGCTAATGTCATTATATGACTAATCCCAATGAATAATagtcttcaaataatttttgcaaCTCTTCGTCATATTGAAATCTTCCACCCGCTAAATTATCGATCATCAAACTGTATGacctaaaattataaaataactaTGTCAATAGATGAAATTTATGAGCACTGTAGATGTACGCATAAGCAAGCAAATCTTCTTTTTCTACTAGTAATCACTAAATATAAGAGGAATACAAGACAGAGATGATCACACCAATGTAGACAACAAAAAACATATAAACTTTATGCAAGACTtggcggaatttcacttcaaaagAAGCTGCAGTTCTTCTGTAAATCTCAATTTTTGTGATGTCAAAACACTGCCTCAAGCCAAAGTTTTTTTTAATGTAGAATAACAGTTCAATTTTTGGTCTCAAAACCTGCTCAAACTATCCAACAGGATGGGAACTGGCTCTTGTTACTGCATCGAGCAACAATACGAGCCAAGTCACACTAGATAAAAAATTGGCTGGAGGATTCAACAAGTTATTACTTGACAGCTTATATGAAGATGATGTAGCTAGGAGGCAAATACATCTGCAAAATGCTGGCTATAGTGCATACGGGTATGAAATCCTTGCACAGAACCCATTCAATCAACATGACCCCTTTGCCATGTCAAACAACATAGCACCTCCAACGAACATACAAATGGCAATAATGTCTCAGCAAAAGCAACAACAGCTGATGCAACAATAGCAAGTGATGCAACAACAGCAATTCCTACAGCAAAATATGATGATGGTATCTAATAATCAATATCAAGGTCAAAATCCTCAACAAATTATATTGCAAACACAGCTCAATGCCACCACAGGGAAACTAGTCGTTGATTTAGAGCTCTTCAACAAGACTACACTGTATTCTTTATACAAAAGATAACATCAGGGAGTAAGTAATGGAAACCTATGTATTGCTTATTGTTAGGACATACAAAAAATCAACTGGATTTTTTATTAGATACCACTGTTCAACCACAATGGAATGCATCCTATGTGTGCAGCAAGAAACTTTAGTCCTGTTCTATTTATACTGAATTACCATAGTTATATGATTGAGCTGCTGCAATCTTCTGAAGGAAAGAGATGTAAGAAGTTTGAAAgatatataataatatttaacAAATGAATAGATAAAATCTTTAAAGGAAGAAGAAAACGTTCGGACAAAGATATACTAAGATCATAAAAGAAGATTACTTAATGATCTACGGTGAAAAAACTCAAACAGTAGCGCACTAAAGGATAAAGATGAGTAGTACCGTCAGAAAGTGAAGTATTTTCAGCAACACTAGGTATCCTTGATGTTTATGGTACTCATTCATGGCCGTTGTTGGCATCGGGGACCTAATAAATATTAACACATTAGATAACAATACTTTTATATTATTAAAATCTCATTAAGAATGTCTAAAACTAATGAAATCGAGTTACCTGTTCACTTGAGCTGCCATTGATATTTTGAGGCGTCGATTCATTAGAAGCATATTTGCGCATGAATTATCTCATTTGGAGTAATTCTGATTGCATCCTCTCTTGATTTTGTTTCATCGGATTCATTTCTTCATTGTGCTTATCCTTTAACTCGGTTATCTCTTGTTCTAACCTTTGAACAACCTCATTAGATGAATCCTCCGCAACAATATTTTCTATGGAAGATCTATTACCCCATAGAACAGAAGGAGTTGGACCACGTCCTAAACTACGAACATACCCACTTTTGTCATTTCCGAATACCTGGGAATACATATCGCCTTCCGAAGCGACACTGCGAGGAGGTTGGTCAGTAGAGCTCTCACTATTGCTCATCCTTTCATTTATCATTTTCTGACCATAGAATACACAATAAATCTAATTTGGAATTCATTTATTCACTTTTAAGTTTTTTTCCCCTAACTATTTCACAAtttagaaattaaataaaaaaaaatcttacaATTGCCTTGGCAGAATCATCATCCAGTGGTCTACCATCCTTATGTTTTTTATGAGTTAATATAAAAATTTGTGCTCGTGTAGGCTCTATCCCATTTAAAACCTAACACAATAAAATTGATGTTAGATATGC
The DNA window shown above is from Nicotiana tomentosiformis chromosome 8, ASM39032v3, whole genome shotgun sequence and carries:
- the LOC104108736 gene encoding uncharacterized protein isoform X3, with product MRKYKTKYALLKNRPSRIPRDQWSSLVSYWLSDKAKRFTQANRNNGAKQMMSHTAGSKSIATLMDEQVLNGIEPTRAQIFILTHKKHKDGRPLDDDSAKAIKMINERMSNSESSTDQPPRSVASEGDMYSQVPDANNGHE
- the LOC104108736 gene encoding uncharacterized protein isoform X1 — encoded protein: MRKYKTKYALLKNRPSRIPRDQWSSLVSYWLSDKAKRFTQANRNNGAKQMMSHTAGSKSIATLMDEQVLNGIEPTRAQIFILTHKKHKDGRPLDDDSAKAIKMINERMSNSESSTDQPPRSVASEGDMYSQVFGNDKSGYVRSLGRGPTPSVLWGNRSSIENIVAEDSSNEVVQRLEQEITELKDKHNEEMNPMKQNQERMQSELLQMR
- the LOC104108736 gene encoding uncharacterized protein isoform X2; amino-acid sequence: MMSHTAGSKSIATLMDEQVLNGIEPTRAQIFILTHKKHKDGRPLDDDSAKAIKMINERMSNSESSTDQPPRSVASEGDMYSQVFGNDKSGYVRSLGRGPTPSVLWGNRSSIENIVAEDSSNEVVQRLEQEITELKDKHNEEMNPMKQNQERMQSELLQMR